The Pan paniscus chromosome 15, NHGRI_mPanPan1-v2.0_pri, whole genome shotgun sequence genome includes a window with the following:
- the LOC134729019 gene encoding large ribosomal subunit protein eL21-like, which yields MTNTKGKRRGTRYMFSRPFRKHGVVPLATCMRIYKKKGDIVDIVDIKGMGTVQKGMLRKCYHGKTGRVCSVTQHAVGIVVNKQVEGRILAKRINVRIEHIQHSKSQNSFLKHVKENDRKKKEAKEKGTRVLLKHQPAPSREAHFVRTSGKEPELLEPIPCEFIA from the exons ATGAcgaacacaaagggaaagaggagaggcacccgatatatgttctctaggccctttagaaaacatggagttgTTCCTTTGGCCACATGTATGCGAATCTATAAGAAA aaaggtgataTCGTAGATATTGTAGACATCAAGGGAATGGgtactgttcaaaaaggaatgcTCCGCAAGTGTTATCATGGCAAAACTGGAAGAGTCTGCAGTGTTACCCAGCATGCCGTtggcattgttgtaaacaaaCAAGTTGAAGGCAGgattcttgccaagagaattaaCGTGCGTATTGAGCACATTCAGCACTCTAAGAGCCAAAATAGCTTCCTGAAACACGTAAAGGAAAATGAtcggaaaaagaaagaagccaaagagaaaggtaccCGGGTTCTACTGAAGCACCAGCCTGCTCCATCCAGAGAAGCACACTTTGTGAGAACCAGTGGgaaggagcctgagctgctggaacctATTCCCTGTGAATTCATAGCATAa
- the LOC100994872 gene encoding LOW QUALITY PROTEIN: polypyrimidine tract-binding protein 1 (The sequence of the model RefSeq protein was modified relative to this genomic sequence to represent the inferred CDS: inserted 5 bases in 5 codons; deleted 2 bases in 1 codon; substituted 1 base at 1 genomic stop codon), giving the protein MDGIVPDIAVGTKRGSDELFSACVTNRPFIMSSNSASAANGHGSKKFKGDSRSARVPSRVTHIQKLPXDVIEGEVISLELPFGKVINLLMLKGKNQAFIKMSTEEAANTMVNYYTSVTPVLRGQPIYIQFSNHKGLKTDSSPNQARDPAAXQAVNSVQSGNLAWTAPEAAVDAGMGMAGQSPVLRIIVENLFYPMTLDVLHQIFSKFGTVKTITFIKDNQFQALLQYKDPENAQHTKLSLDWQNTYNACHTLCIDFSKLISLNVKYSNDKSRDYXRPDLPSGDSXPSLDQXMAVAFDLSVPNIHGALAPXAIPSAVAAAAAAGQIAIPGLAGTGNSVLLVSDLNPERVTPQTLCFCFPQSLFILFSVYGDVQRVKTPFNKKENALVQMADGNQAQLAMSHLNWHKLHGKPPHLIRITPLKHQNVQLPREGREDQGPTKDYGNSPLHRFKKPGFKNFQNIFPPSATVHLSNIPPSVSEEDLKVLSSSLGGVVIGFKFFQKDRKMALIQMRSVEEAVQTPIALHNHDVWENHHLRVSFSKSTI; this is encoded by the exons ATGGACGGCATTGTCCCAGATATAGCAGTTGGTACAAAGCGGGGATCTGACGAGCTTTTCTCTGCTTGTGTCACTAACAGACCATTTATCATGAGCAGCAACTCGGCCTCTGCAGCAAATGGACATGGCAGCAAGAAGTTCAAAGGTGACAGCAGAAGCGCCCGTGTCCCCTCCAGAGTGACCCACATCCAGAAGCTCC TCGACGTCATCGAAGGGGAGGTGATCTCCCTGGAGCTGCCCTTTGGGAAGGTCATTAACCTCCTGATGCTGAAGGGGAAAAACCAGGCCTTCATCAAGATGAGCACGGAGGAGGCTGCCAACACCATGGTGAATTACTACACCTCGGTGACGCCCGTGCTGCGCGGCCAGCCCATCTACATCCAGTTCTCCAACCACAAGGGGCTGAAGACCGACAGCTCTCCCAACCAGGCGCGGGACCCGGCGG CTCAGGCCGTGAACTCGGTCCAGTCGGGGAACCTGGCCTGGACTGCCCCGGAGGCGGCCGTAGACGCAGGGATGGGGATGGCCGGGCAGAGCCCGGTGCTCAGGATCATCGTGGAGAACCTCTTCTACCCCATGACCCTGGATGTGCTGCACCAGATTTTCTCCAAGTTCGGCACAGTGAAGACCATCACATTCATCAAGGACAACCAGTTCCAGGCCCTGCTGCAGTACAAGGACCCCGAGAACGCCCAGCATACCAAGCTGTCGCTGGATTGGCAGAACACCTACAACGCCTGCCACACGCTGTGCATCGACTTCTCCAAGCTCATCAGCCTCAACGTAAAGTACAGCAACGACAAGAGCCGCGACT CACGCCCAGACCTGCCCTCCGGGGACAGCTAGCCCTCGCTGGACC ACATGGCCGTGGCCTTCGACCTTTCAGTTCCCAACATCCACGGAGCCCTGGCCC CGGCCATCCCCTCGGCGGTGGCGGCAGCTGCAGCGGCAGGCCAGATCGCCATCCCGGGCCTGGCGGGGACAGGAAATTCTGTCTTGCTGGTGAGCGACCTCAACCCAGAGAGAGTCACACCCCAAaccctctgtttttgttt cccccaaaGCCTCTTTATTCTTTTCAGCGTCTACGGGGACGTGCAGCGCGTGAAGACCCCGTTCAATAAGAAGGAGAACGCTCTGGTTCAGATGGCGGACGGCAACCAGGCCCAGCTGGCCATGAGCCACCTGAACTGGCACAAGCTGCACGGGAAGCCC CCGCATCTCATCCGTATCACGCCCTTGAAGCACCAGAACGTGCAGCTGCCCCGCGAGGGCCGGGAGGACCAGGGCCCGACCAAGGACTATGGCAACTCGCCCCTGCACCGCTTCAAGAAGCCAGGCTTCAAGAACTTCCAGAACATATTCCCGCCCTCGGCCACCGTGCACCTCTCCAACATCCCGCCCTCAGTATCCGAGGAAGATCTCAAGGTCCTCTCCTCCAGCCTTGGGGGCGTCGTCATAGGATTCAAGTTCTTCCAGAAGGACCGCAAGATGGCGCTGATCCAAATGCGCTCCGTGGAGGAGGCGGTCCAGACCCCCATTGCCCTACACAACCACGACGTCTGGGAGAACCACCACCTGCGGGTCTCCTTCTCCAAGTCCACCATCTAG